One stretch of Thermococcus sp. 21S9 DNA includes these proteins:
- the rnhB gene encoding ribonuclease HII, with protein sequence MGRKIAGIDEAGRGPVIGPMIITAIVVDEDKLEELEALGVKDSKKLTPKRREKLFDEILSLADDYAVLILSPEEISSREGTLNEFEVKNFAKALNSLKVKPDVIYADAADVDEERFGRELKEKLDFEAEIIAKHRADALFPVVSASSIVAKVTRDREIERLKEKYGEIGSGYPSDPRTRAFLENYYREHGTFPPIVRTGWKTLKKIEEKLRAEMEIKKSKRSQLSLEDFLGS encoded by the coding sequence GTGGGGCGGAAGATAGCGGGCATCGACGAGGCCGGCAGGGGGCCGGTGATAGGTCCGATGATCATCACGGCCATAGTCGTTGACGAGGATAAACTCGAGGAGCTCGAAGCCCTTGGGGTTAAGGACTCAAAAAAATTGACACCGAAGAGGCGCGAGAAACTGTTTGACGAGATTCTAAGCCTCGCTGATGATTACGCCGTTCTAATCCTCTCGCCGGAGGAGATAAGCTCCCGCGAGGGAACGCTCAACGAGTTCGAGGTCAAGAACTTCGCGAAAGCGTTGAACTCCCTGAAGGTGAAGCCCGACGTGATTTACGCCGATGCCGCCGACGTTGACGAGGAGCGCTTTGGAAGGGAGCTGAAGGAAAAGCTGGACTTTGAGGCTGAAATTATAGCGAAACACCGCGCCGACGCTCTCTTTCCGGTGGTTTCTGCCTCTTCCATAGTTGCAAAGGTTACAAGGGACAGGGAAATCGAGAGGCTGAAAGAGAAATACGGAGAAATAGGGAGCGGTTATCCGAGTGACCCAAGGACGAGGGCGTTTCTTGAGAATTATTACAGGGAGCACGGAACGTTTCCTCCGATTGTGAGAACCGGCTGGAAGACGCTGAAAAAGATTGAGGAAAAGCTCAGGGCGGAAATGGAAATCAAAAAATCAAAGAGGAGCCAGCTCAGTCTCGAGGACTTCCTAGGGAGTTAG
- a CDS encoding peptide transporter has translation MKTDVKEKRKRKGAKTELSKFYVYFREYGLPIIVLLFAYVGYKIRAVTSSYKTFLDPDTFFHFEMYKLAIHEWIPKYYAYAEPPMGIKASGYLALYTMQALFYKITHALFGWSELQAFKVWPPFVGAMIVIAVFLVGRKLHSNWAGFWGAGLMMGFYGAITKTYSGNNRGEGPFMMFFLFAFYFLLVYLDEKEWNWKKIAGAVAFLILSPIYMGVWTGSPLGVMIFLATGAVVPVVFFALGRMEELKRFVFEYYPILGVSIVLGLIGAHVRFVGIGHFLVFALEVLLAMVALAVVMLYGERVGLNYSDMAHRLGTVIGVSIAGFVAIYAYFGKDLFNFLKAATRSTPLYQTVAELQGLSFSQVIKTFSLKPVYQGGVVVKGDSIIFLLSVAGLAVLIWRFYRHVKEGSYELYKDFMPIFYYFGVLYLYVQAIRFSFQASGAVILLAGIALGEAFLFVENMKDTTTTKALYALFLVMILFPMPYISASYSYNNQKLMMNSYKLINPKMPGSVPEAWTDALFWLKNHSDPYATVLSWWDYGYWEESSLLSHRRAVSDGGHGYDRRYIIAKFFSHYDAKGEVDLEAWEDRYVITFLDPFDGQSDFGKFGAIAYLGGAITHGENYGMFGYVPAQNIVIQNNTVYVNLGNNQYIKPKMTVDLVNGHFYKANGSYSPYVLYIVPYKTSNNQVYPVGILAYEKIAFSNYVRLALHLPYSIKEWDAQKLFANFKLVYTGYNGYLKKQGIYDPSVRVYEFTPFAIYRMDFLQNGTWKPFYSTMAGGKLPLGNQTLRLWISAFGRDVKNGTIIFEAYNGTKLIERKVVAENVYVNHLNETPVEVHLYVPNATKYRFLLIQDGPVGVTNGPVYVDGKLGNPSWVIAPGQSGTIKLTEAFDRNYTDVKFTLRGVVYYYIAPNGPDIYKPDFYLEPHMDIVGYIPVKTIPSVKKGDNVITGKASVPADFIDSYINELKKKYGDKVVIVSKRIEPIFIAKKTYVLWEGS, from the coding sequence ATGAAGACAGACGTTAAAGAAAAAAGGAAACGTAAGGGGGCCAAAACCGAGCTCTCCAAGTTTTACGTATATTTCAGGGAGTACGGGTTGCCGATTATAGTGCTCCTCTTCGCGTACGTTGGCTACAAGATAAGGGCAGTCACGTCGAGCTACAAGACGTTCCTTGACCCGGACACCTTCTTCCACTTCGAGATGTACAAGCTGGCAATCCACGAGTGGATTCCCAAGTATTACGCCTACGCCGAGCCCCCGATGGGCATAAAGGCCAGCGGTTACCTGGCGCTCTACACGATGCAGGCACTCTTCTACAAGATAACCCACGCGCTCTTCGGCTGGAGCGAACTCCAGGCCTTCAAGGTCTGGCCACCGTTCGTCGGCGCGATGATAGTCATAGCCGTCTTCCTCGTCGGCAGGAAGCTCCACTCAAACTGGGCCGGCTTCTGGGGAGCAGGCTTAATGATGGGCTTCTACGGGGCGATAACAAAGACCTACTCCGGAAACAACCGTGGTGAAGGACCCTTCATGATGTTCTTCCTCTTCGCCTTCTACTTCCTGCTGGTTTACCTCGACGAAAAGGAGTGGAACTGGAAGAAGATAGCCGGCGCGGTGGCGTTCCTGATACTCAGCCCGATTTACATGGGAGTCTGGACGGGTAGCCCGCTCGGTGTCATGATTTTCCTCGCAACCGGCGCAGTTGTCCCGGTCGTGTTCTTCGCCCTCGGAAGGATGGAGGAGCTCAAGCGCTTCGTCTTCGAGTACTACCCGATACTCGGCGTTTCCATAGTGCTCGGACTCATCGGGGCCCACGTCAGGTTCGTTGGAATCGGGCACTTCCTTGTCTTCGCCCTCGAGGTTCTCCTCGCGATGGTGGCCCTTGCGGTGGTCATGCTCTACGGTGAGAGGGTCGGCCTCAACTACTCCGACATGGCCCACAGGCTCGGAACCGTCATCGGCGTCTCGATAGCGGGATTCGTTGCCATATACGCCTACTTCGGAAAGGACCTCTTCAACTTCCTCAAAGCCGCGACGCGCTCAACCCCCCTCTACCAGACCGTTGCCGAGCTCCAGGGCCTCAGCTTCAGCCAGGTCATAAAGACCTTCAGCCTCAAGCCCGTATACCAGGGTGGAGTCGTCGTTAAGGGCGACAGCATAATCTTCCTCCTCTCCGTCGCGGGACTCGCGGTTCTAATATGGAGGTTCTACAGGCACGTCAAGGAGGGAAGCTACGAACTTTACAAGGACTTCATGCCAATTTTCTACTACTTCGGCGTCCTCTACCTCTACGTGCAGGCCATCAGGTTCTCGTTCCAGGCATCGGGGGCGGTCATACTCCTCGCGGGCATCGCCCTCGGTGAGGCGTTCCTCTTCGTTGAGAACATGAAGGACACGACCACCACAAAGGCACTCTATGCACTCTTCCTCGTGATGATTCTCTTCCCGATGCCCTACATCAGCGCGAGCTACTCCTACAACAACCAGAAGCTCATGATGAACTCCTACAAGCTCATAAACCCCAAGATGCCCGGTAGCGTTCCGGAGGCGTGGACTGACGCCCTGTTCTGGCTCAAGAACCACAGCGACCCCTACGCGACCGTCCTCAGCTGGTGGGACTACGGTTACTGGGAGGAGTCCAGCCTGCTCAGCCACAGGAGGGCCGTCAGCGATGGTGGTCACGGTTACGACAGGAGGTACATAATAGCGAAGTTCTTCTCGCACTATGACGCGAAGGGCGAGGTCGACCTTGAGGCCTGGGAGGACAGGTACGTTATAACCTTCCTTGACCCGTTCGACGGCCAGAGCGACTTCGGCAAGTTCGGGGCAATAGCCTACCTTGGAGGCGCCATCACTCACGGCGAGAACTATGGAATGTTCGGCTACGTCCCAGCCCAGAACATTGTAATCCAGAACAACACGGTCTACGTCAACCTCGGCAACAACCAGTACATAAAGCCCAAGATGACGGTTGACCTCGTCAACGGGCACTTCTACAAGGCCAACGGAAGTTACTCACCGTACGTGCTCTACATCGTCCCGTACAAGACATCAAACAACCAGGTTTACCCCGTTGGAATACTCGCCTATGAGAAGATAGCCTTCAGCAACTACGTGAGGCTTGCACTCCACCTTCCGTACTCAATTAAGGAGTGGGACGCCCAGAAGCTCTTCGCCAACTTCAAGCTCGTCTACACCGGCTACAACGGCTACCTCAAGAAGCAGGGAATCTACGACCCGAGTGTCAGGGTCTACGAGTTCACTCCCTTCGCGATATACAGGATGGACTTCCTCCAGAATGGAACATGGAAGCCATTCTACAGCACCATGGCCGGTGGAAAGCTTCCCCTCGGCAACCAGACGCTCAGGCTCTGGATTTCGGCCTTTGGACGGGACGTCAAGAACGGCACCATAATCTTCGAAGCCTACAACGGAACCAAGCTCATCGAGAGAAAAGTGGTTGCGGAGAACGTCTACGTTAACCACCTCAACGAGACGCCGGTCGAGGTTCACCTCTACGTGCCCAACGCCACCAAGTACCGCTTCCTCCTCATCCAGGACGGCCCGGTCGGCGTTACGAACGGCCCTGTCTACGTTGATGGAAAGCTTGGAAACCCGAGCTGGGTCATTGCTCCCGGTCAGAGCGGAACGATTAAGCTCACCGAGGCCTTCGACAGGAACTACACCGACGTCAAGTTCACCCTCAGGGGCGTCGTCTACTACTACATAGCCCCCAACGGGCCGGACATCTACAAGCCGGACTTCTATCTCGAACCGCACATGGACATCGTGGGCTACATTCCGGTGAAGACCATCCCGAGCGTCAAGAAGGGCGACAACGTAATCACCGGAAAGGCCAGCGTTCCCGCGGACTTCATTGATAGCTACATAAACGAGCTCAAGAAGAAGTACGGCGACAAGGTCGTCATCGTCAGCAAGAGGATTGAGCCGATATTCATCGCGAAGAAGACCTACGTCCTCTGGGAGGGGAGCTGA
- a CDS encoding MTH1187 family thiamine-binding protein, whose amino-acid sequence MAVAELCIFPLGTGSPSVGEYLKPVIRIIEESGLKYQLCPMGTVVEGSVDEILQLVKKCHEAILKAGAKRVVISLRIDDRTDKELTIEGKVKL is encoded by the coding sequence ATGGCCGTCGCGGAACTCTGCATCTTTCCCCTCGGGACGGGGAGCCCGAGCGTCGGCGAGTATCTGAAGCCCGTAATCAGGATAATCGAGGAGAGTGGCCTAAAATACCAGCTCTGTCCCATGGGAACCGTCGTCGAGGGCTCGGTGGACGAAATCCTCCAGCTGGTTAAGAAGTGCCACGAGGCGATTTTGAAGGCTGGGGCGAAGCGCGTGGTCATAAGTCTCAGGATAGACGACAGAACCGACAAGGAGCTCACCATCGAGGGCAAGGTGAAGCTCTGA
- a CDS encoding class I SAM-dependent methyltransferase, whose translation MEYFDRIAHRYDDWYRTKTGRYVDRIEKWLVFSMLKTGSGKALDLGCGTGNYTLELKRRGFDVIGLDASEEMLKIARSKGLDCVKGDAYSLPFPDESFDLVLSVTMFEFIHEPERVLREIHRVLKPGGEVLIGTMNGRSLWFLFKRLKSLFVETAYRYARFYTPGELEELLRNAGFTNVESAGVIFFPSFWPFLGLAEKVDRKCYKKCKGLGAFIAVRGEKAQLPSQRT comes from the coding sequence ATGGAGTACTTCGATAGGATAGCCCACCGCTACGACGACTGGTACAGGACGAAGACCGGTCGGTACGTTGACAGAATCGAGAAATGGCTCGTCTTCTCCATGCTTAAAACCGGGTCCGGCAAAGCCCTCGACCTCGGCTGTGGAACCGGCAACTACACGCTCGAGCTCAAAAGGCGGGGCTTCGACGTAATCGGCCTCGACGCGAGCGAGGAGATGCTCAAAATAGCACGCTCGAAGGGTCTCGACTGCGTCAAAGGAGACGCCTACTCGCTCCCATTTCCGGACGAGAGCTTTGACCTCGTTCTCAGCGTCACGATGTTCGAGTTCATCCACGAGCCGGAGAGGGTTTTAAGGGAAATCCATCGCGTTTTAAAGCCTGGAGGAGAGGTTCTAATCGGAACGATGAACGGGAGAAGCCTCTGGTTCCTGTTCAAACGCCTAAAAAGCCTCTTCGTCGAGACTGCATACCGATACGCGCGCTTCTACACGCCGGGTGAGCTGGAGGAGCTCCTCAGAAACGCCGGCTTTACCAACGTCGAGAGCGCCGGGGTGATATTCTTCCCCTCGTTCTGGCCGTTCCTCGGCCTCGCGGAGAAGGTGGATAGAAAATGTTACAAAAAATGTAAGGGGCTCGGAGCGTTCATAGCGGTTAGAGGGGAGAAAGCTCAGCTCCCCTCCCAGAGGACGTAG
- a CDS encoding PCNA-inhibitor, with protein sequence MNRKLDEFLAGARPKANPEEKPKKRKKRLKSTSLEAFLPEEHVNYFKQLRIGSKKIRNARIEEL encoded by the coding sequence ATGAACAGGAAGCTCGATGAATTCCTAGCGGGGGCAAGGCCGAAGGCAAATCCGGAAGAAAAGCCGAAGAAGAGAAAGAAGCGCCTCAAATCAACGAGCCTTGAGGCTTTTCTGCCCGAGGAACACGTCAACTACTTCAAACAGCTTAGAATAGGCTCGAAGAAGATTAGAAACGCGAGGATAGAGGAGCTATAG
- a CDS encoding adenylate kinase produces the protein MNILIFGPPGSGKSTHSHRIVERYGLTYISSGDLIRKEIERGTPIGKEMEAYLSRGELIPDTIVNTLIISKLRRQRENFILDGYPRTPEQVLALESYLYDHGIRLDLALEIFIDLETSVERISGRRICPNCGAVYHVKHNPPKKPGICDVCGSELIQRRDDRREVVERRYRIYTKNMEPIIKFYRNKGIYVRVDGDGSVEEVWKRIHPLLDYIRARETYLRPP, from the coding sequence GTGAACATTCTGATTTTCGGCCCTCCAGGGAGCGGAAAGAGCACGCATTCCCACAGGATAGTGGAGCGCTACGGTCTGACGTATATTTCCTCGGGCGACCTGATACGAAAGGAGATAGAGCGCGGAACGCCGATAGGGAAGGAGATGGAGGCCTACCTGAGCAGAGGTGAACTGATTCCTGACACGATTGTGAACACGCTCATAATCTCCAAGTTGAGGCGCCAGAGGGAGAACTTCATCCTTGACGGCTATCCGAGGACTCCGGAGCAGGTTTTGGCCCTTGAGAGCTACCTATACGACCACGGGATAAGGCTTGACCTGGCCCTTGAGATTTTCATAGACCTCGAAACCAGCGTCGAGAGGATAAGCGGGAGGAGAATCTGTCCGAACTGTGGCGCGGTTTACCACGTCAAGCACAACCCGCCCAAAAAGCCCGGAATATGCGACGTCTGTGGCTCGGAGCTGATTCAGAGGAGGGACGACAGGCGCGAGGTCGTGGAGCGGAGGTACAGAATCTACACGAAGAACATGGAGCCGATAATAAAGTTCTACCGCAACAAGGGGATATACGTGAGGGTTGACGGCGATGGGAGCGTTGAGGAGGTTTGGAAGAGAATCCACCCGTTGCTCGACTACATCAGGGCGAGGGAGACTTACCTAAGGCCTCCATGA
- a CDS encoding methyltransferase domain-containing protein: MLEGIIEEKVREAMELIRRGFDEKKLRARLGKDWELIAEIARARIRAKDKFSRDDLWMDLEGLRYATHEVVAKYRAERLREFGVRSIADVSCGIGIQLIFYAMKVEKAYGIDIDPLKIELARRNAERYGVTNIEFINADSLAPETIEKIDAEVIFSDPARPPEMPERRLEDLLPSPLAIYNAYKGKTDAFIFDLPPQMRRERVPWKGEFEYIDLHGHLNRLTFYTEPLAKADRSAVILPAGVRLESDPNLEDIVEWTETPGQYLYEIPQAVDYADLLNELFHVLSGNAKMLLREKRRVLATGNEPIKSPYLKRTYSVVAVLPFHPVRINDLLKREGFGRATLKMSVPQGEYWKIRRKIEAGLKGERRAFVFKVGEKAVVAEAL; the protein is encoded by the coding sequence ATGCTCGAGGGAATCATCGAAGAGAAAGTCAGGGAGGCAATGGAGCTCATACGGCGCGGTTTCGACGAGAAGAAGCTCCGCGCGAGGCTTGGAAAGGATTGGGAGCTGATAGCCGAGATAGCGAGGGCAAGGATTAGGGCTAAAGACAAGTTCTCGCGCGACGACCTGTGGATGGACCTTGAAGGACTTCGCTACGCCACCCACGAGGTGGTCGCAAAGTACCGCGCCGAGCGCCTGAGGGAGTTCGGAGTCAGGAGCATCGCCGACGTCTCCTGTGGAATCGGAATCCAGCTCATCTTTTACGCGATGAAAGTCGAGAAAGCCTATGGAATCGACATAGACCCGCTCAAGATAGAGCTCGCAAGGAGGAACGCCGAGCGCTACGGCGTTACCAACATCGAGTTCATAAATGCAGATTCACTCGCGCCTGAGACCATCGAGAAAATCGATGCTGAGGTAATCTTCTCAGACCCGGCCAGACCGCCGGAGATGCCCGAGAGGAGGCTTGAGGATTTGCTCCCCAGCCCGCTGGCAATCTACAACGCCTACAAAGGCAAGACCGATGCGTTCATATTCGACCTCCCGCCCCAGATGAGGCGCGAGAGGGTTCCTTGGAAGGGCGAGTTCGAGTACATTGATTTGCACGGCCACCTGAACAGGCTGACCTTCTACACCGAACCACTCGCCAAAGCCGATAGGAGCGCCGTAATCCTTCCGGCTGGAGTCAGGCTCGAGAGCGACCCGAACCTTGAGGACATCGTCGAGTGGACTGAAACGCCCGGCCAGTACCTCTACGAGATTCCACAGGCCGTTGATTACGCCGATTTGCTCAACGAGCTGTTCCACGTTCTCAGCGGGAACGCGAAGATGCTCCTCCGCGAGAAGAGGCGCGTTCTGGCTACGGGCAACGAGCCGATTAAGAGTCCCTACCTCAAGAGGACCTACTCAGTCGTTGCCGTCCTGCCCTTCCATCCGGTCAGGATTAACGACCTCCTGAAGAGGGAAGGCTTCGGAAGGGCGACGCTGAAGATGAGCGTTCCCCAAGGGGAGTACTGGAAGATAAGGCGGAAGATAGAGGCCGGCCTGAAGGGCGAGAGAAGGGCCTTCGTTTTCAAGGTCGGGGAGAAAGCGGTTGTAGCTGAGGCGCTATAG
- a CDS encoding dolichyl-phosphate-mannose--protein mannosyltransferase, producing the protein MDWKRVAFVLIVALTMAGTVWFEYHFASQPSLDDYIGDEVWYVPASRNVLHILGVNVTYEFNGTYGVNVIFANESDKFKYLSTADAIAAFSGVRFRLEYYNFPGVYYEIPKDRYRGFLTNLSAELPPGSYYVVPGFRYPDKENIQNYLNTEHPFLGKDFIMLSMVLLGDKPINWRLPGIIEFALIELLVVLTTYRISKSYLASLIALAFVVADPTLQATSITAMLDIHVAFFVALFVFALAYESELGSAVAIGLAGATKLSGAFGWPVLLFRALKREKSFIRFFSIVVIIPGIAFLIPEITIIKAIGFVPWLEQFLGSFRWHLSYKGPNPNTSPFWQWFVNYKAFPFHFNPNVFASTDPVLLLGMVVLIFAMPWLHRRKPGILAPFMVFWSTIGLFALQYALGGKTQFSFYATVLVPPASVVIGVALNELLRWEAFRSSLDFYWERLNGFKEWVSEKFNRGKS; encoded by the coding sequence ATGGACTGGAAGCGGGTTGCCTTCGTTCTAATCGTCGCCCTCACGATGGCCGGGACGGTCTGGTTCGAGTATCACTTCGCTTCTCAGCCGAGCCTCGACGACTACATCGGCGACGAGGTCTGGTACGTGCCCGCGAGCAGAAACGTCCTTCACATTCTCGGAGTGAACGTTACCTACGAGTTCAACGGTACCTACGGCGTCAACGTCATCTTCGCAAACGAGAGCGACAAGTTCAAGTACCTGAGCACGGCCGATGCCATCGCGGCCTTCAGCGGTGTAAGGTTCAGGCTTGAATACTACAACTTTCCCGGCGTTTACTACGAGATTCCGAAGGACAGGTACCGGGGTTTTCTGACCAACCTCTCCGCGGAGCTCCCTCCAGGAAGCTATTACGTCGTCCCTGGCTTTAGGTATCCCGACAAGGAGAACATACAGAACTACCTCAACACGGAGCACCCCTTCCTCGGAAAGGACTTCATAATGCTGAGCATGGTTCTGCTCGGGGACAAACCAATCAACTGGCGTCTGCCCGGCATAATCGAGTTCGCCCTCATAGAGCTCCTTGTGGTCCTCACCACTTACAGGATAAGCAAAAGCTACCTTGCGTCGCTCATAGCGCTTGCATTCGTAGTTGCGGACCCGACGCTCCAAGCGACTTCAATCACCGCCATGCTCGACATTCACGTTGCCTTCTTCGTCGCGCTCTTCGTCTTTGCCCTCGCCTACGAGAGCGAGCTGGGCTCGGCCGTGGCGATAGGTTTGGCGGGGGCAACGAAGCTCAGCGGTGCCTTTGGCTGGCCTGTTCTGCTCTTCAGGGCCCTCAAGAGGGAGAAGTCGTTCATAAGGTTCTTCTCAATCGTCGTCATAATCCCCGGAATAGCGTTCCTGATTCCCGAAATCACGATAATAAAGGCTATAGGATTCGTTCCCTGGCTGGAGCAGTTCCTTGGGAGCTTCAGATGGCACCTTAGCTACAAGGGCCCGAACCCGAACACCTCGCCTTTCTGGCAGTGGTTTGTCAACTACAAAGCGTTTCCCTTCCACTTCAACCCCAACGTCTTCGCGAGCACCGACCCGGTTCTCCTCCTCGGCATGGTCGTTCTAATCTTTGCAATGCCCTGGCTTCACCGGAGAAAGCCCGGAATCCTCGCACCATTCATGGTCTTCTGGAGCACCATCGGTCTCTTCGCCCTCCAGTACGCCCTCGGCGGGAAGACGCAGTTCAGCTTCTACGCAACGGTTCTCGTTCCACCGGCCTCGGTCGTCATAGGTGTCGCGCTGAACGAGCTCCTCAGGTGGGAGGCCTTCAGAAGCTCCCTGGACTTCTACTGGGAGAGGCTGAATGGATTCAAGGAATGGGTCTCAGAAAAGTTCAACCGGGGGAAAAGCTAA
- a CDS encoding single- stranded DNA-binding family protein — MKLSTGYVRASGYAHKVRRVLFALARKKVEPKEIIRASAELNQRIFEEFQRLNVSKEDVVRITVEFQIKDGSIVWDYDSLRIEVYRKGEEERLAKAMEEVEERERELEEKIRAIEEVALNLKKLSDELIERIEELKQEHTSLKLREEL; from the coding sequence GTGAAGCTGAGCACTGGTTACGTCCGCGCGAGCGGTTACGCCCACAAGGTAAGGCGCGTTCTATTCGCTCTGGCGAGGAAAAAAGTCGAGCCCAAGGAGATTATCCGTGCCTCGGCCGAACTCAACCAGAGGATTTTCGAGGAGTTCCAGAGGCTCAACGTCTCGAAGGAGGACGTTGTGAGGATTACCGTCGAGTTCCAAATCAAGGACGGCTCGATAGTCTGGGACTACGACTCACTCAGGATTGAGGTCTACAGGAAAGGCGAGGAAGAGAGACTCGCGAAGGCGATGGAGGAAGTGGAAGAGCGCGAGAGGGAACTCGAGGAGAAGATTAGGGCCATCGAAGAAGTCGCCCTCAACCTCAAGAAGCTCAGCGACGAGCTAATCGAGAGGATTGAAGAACTCAAGCAGGAGCACACCTCACTCAAGCTCAGGGAAGAGCTATAG
- a CDS encoding ubiquitin-like small modifier protein 1, giving the protein MRVKFYATFRELIGRKEIEVHGVKTVRELIDYLAEHYSPEIKKELLESPRVGPNKPIDGMILVNGHNILHLKGLDTELKDDDEVHIFPPAGGG; this is encoded by the coding sequence ATGAGGGTGAAGTTTTACGCGACGTTCCGCGAACTAATCGGAAGGAAGGAGATTGAGGTTCACGGTGTGAAGACCGTGAGAGAACTCATAGACTACCTCGCCGAACACTACAGCCCTGAAATCAAGAAGGAACTTCTTGAGAGTCCCCGCGTCGGACCGAACAAGCCGATAGACGGTATGATTCTCGTGAACGGACACAACATCCTCCACCTGAAAGGCCTTGACACCGAACTCAAGGACGACGACGAGGTGCACATATTCCCGCCCGCCGGTGGTGGCTGA
- the glmS gene encoding glutamine--fructose-6-phosphate transaminase (isomerizing) has translation MCGIIGYIGERRACEVIVKGLKRLEYRGYDSVGVVTEENGKLYIKKGVGSVDEVVEKLNLLDMPGKRGVGHTRWATHGVPNDINAHPQKDCTGKIALVHNGIIENFAELKKELVEKGHTFESDTDTEVIAHLIEEELKSSENFEEALRKALLKLKGSFALGVIYTEEPDRLYFVRNESPLVLGIGEGENFGASDVPAFLEYTNKVVFLDDMEYAVVTKDSWVVKRLETGEEVEKEVKTIDWTLEMAEKAGFPHFMLKEIFEQPRVLRDAIHGNAKVIRDVARAIADYEKIFIVAMGTSYHAGLVGKYLLQRLAKRVPIVEDASEFRYEFEDLIDENSLVIAITQSGETADTLAAMKLAKRKGAKVLAIVNVVGSMATRIADLTLYTHAGPEIGVAATKTYTTQLAVLTMLAIELARTLGTADEEYLKELEDGLRKVPEVVEEVLNLNEPLRELAEGLKDRENFFYIGRGIGVPTALEGALKLKEISYIHAEGLSAGELKHGPLALIEDGVPIVAVAPNGKTFDKMLGNIEEAKARGAHIIALGSSERLREVSDAFIEMPDLDETLTPIPYIVPLQLLAYHLAVLRGNDPDKPRNLAKSVTVE, from the coding sequence ATGTGTGGAATCATCGGCTACATCGGCGAGCGACGGGCCTGCGAGGTAATCGTCAAGGGGCTCAAGAGGCTCGAGTATCGCGGTTACGATTCTGTTGGTGTTGTAACGGAGGAAAACGGGAAGCTGTACATAAAGAAGGGCGTCGGGAGCGTTGATGAGGTCGTTGAAAAGCTCAACCTCCTCGATATGCCCGGTAAGAGGGGCGTCGGCCACACCCGCTGGGCAACGCACGGCGTCCCGAACGATATTAACGCTCACCCCCAGAAGGACTGCACCGGGAAGATAGCTCTCGTTCACAACGGCATAATCGAGAACTTCGCGGAACTGAAGAAGGAGCTTGTCGAGAAGGGTCACACCTTCGAGAGCGACACCGATACCGAGGTTATCGCCCACCTCATAGAAGAGGAGCTGAAATCGAGCGAGAACTTTGAGGAAGCCCTGAGAAAGGCTCTCCTGAAGCTTAAAGGCTCCTTTGCTCTCGGTGTCATCTACACTGAAGAACCCGACAGGCTCTACTTCGTCAGGAACGAGAGCCCCCTCGTGCTCGGAATCGGCGAGGGCGAGAACTTTGGAGCCAGCGACGTCCCGGCCTTCCTTGAGTACACGAACAAGGTGGTTTTCCTCGACGACATGGAATACGCGGTCGTTACGAAGGACTCGTGGGTCGTGAAGAGGCTCGAAACCGGTGAGGAAGTCGAGAAGGAGGTCAAAACGATAGACTGGACGCTTGAAATGGCCGAGAAGGCAGGTTTTCCGCACTTCATGCTCAAGGAGATATTCGAACAGCCGAGGGTTCTCAGAGATGCCATTCACGGGAACGCGAAGGTAATACGCGACGTTGCGAGGGCGATAGCGGATTACGAGAAAATCTTCATCGTCGCGATGGGGACTTCCTATCACGCGGGCCTCGTCGGCAAATACCTTCTCCAGAGGCTGGCGAAGAGGGTTCCAATCGTTGAGGACGCAAGCGAGTTCCGCTACGAGTTCGAGGACCTGATTGATGAGAACTCCCTCGTCATAGCGATAACCCAGAGCGGTGAAACGGCGGACACGCTTGCCGCTATGAAGCTCGCGAAGAGGAAGGGGGCGAAGGTTTTAGCTATAGTCAACGTGGTCGGCAGTATGGCGACGAGGATAGCAGATTTAACGCTCTACACCCACGCAGGGCCCGAGATAGGCGTTGCAGCGACGAAGACATACACAACCCAGCTCGCGGTTCTCACGATGCTCGCCATAGAGCTGGCCAGAACCCTCGGAACGGCCGATGAAGAGTATCTTAAAGAGCTTGAAGATGGCCTAAGAAAGGTTCCCGAGGTCGTTGAGGAGGTTCTTAACCTGAACGAACCGCTCAGGGAGCTCGCAGAGGGTCTGAAGGACAGGGAGAACTTCTTCTACATAGGCAGGGGCATAGGCGTTCCGACAGCCCTTGAAGGTGCCCTAAAGCTCAAGGAGATAAGCTACATCCACGCCGAGGGACTGAGCGCGGGCGAGCTCAAGCACGGGCCTTTGGCCCTGATTGAGGACGGCGTTCCGATTGTGGCGGTAGCGCCGAACGGCAAGACCTTCGACAAGATGCTGGGCAACATAGAGGAAGCAAAGGCGAGGGGAGCGCACATAATAGCCCTTGGCTCCTCCGAAAGGTTGCGCGAGGTCTCGGATGCGTTCATTGAAATGCCCGACCTTGACGAGACCCTTACCCCGATTCCCTACATCGTCCCGCTCCAGCTTCTGGCTTATCACCTTGCCGTGCTGAGGGGCAACGACCCCGACAAGCCGAGGAACCTTGCCAAATCCGTTACGGTTGAATGA